A genomic stretch from Lathyrus oleraceus cultivar Zhongwan6 chromosome 2, CAAS_Psat_ZW6_1.0, whole genome shotgun sequence includes:
- the LOC127123575 gene encoding uncharacterized protein LOC127123575 → MHPLVCPDFCNLRFSSSPSSFFCNLRFSSSPSSFFCNLRFPSSPSSFFYNLRFPSSPSSFFCNLKFPSSCACKNTHDEGNLRLQKNDEGDEENLRLQKNDEGDEGNLKLQKNDEGKLSIGSRGCRFYCPSHSMRVIKSDREIFFEDDLDSEASTQRPVTLEEDHNFLPIPIVPFPNEVVILRDREPTISNDFVVYLQEHEFDIHDDDDPTTFNEAISCSHASNWLNDMHDELNSVSHNGVWDLTEFPVGCKAIGCKWAFKTKRDHDGKIDRYKARLVTKGYSQREGIDYKETFSPVFTKDAFRVVMALVAHFNLELHQMDVKTTFLNGELVENVYMIQPEVFIEV, encoded by the exons ATGCATCCTCTTGTGTGCCCAGATTTCTGCAACCTCAGATTTTCTTCATCTCCTTCATCGTTTTTCTGCAACCTTAGATTTTCTTCATCTCCTTCATCGTTTTTCTGCAACCTCAGATTTCCTTCATCTCCTTCATCGTTTTTCTACAACCTCAGATTTCCTTCATCTCCTTCATCGTTTTTCTGCAACCTCAAATTTCCTTCATCGTGTGCCTGCAAAAAC ACACACGATGAAGGAAATTTGAGGTTGCAGAAAAACGATGAAGGAGATGAAGAAAATCTGAGGTTGCAGAAAAACGATGAAGGAGATGAAGGAAATCTGAAATTGCAGAAAAACGATGAAGGAAAACTGAG TATTGGGTCTAGAGGTTGCAGGTTTTATTGTCCCTCTCATTCTATGCGAGTCATTAAATCTGATAGAGAGATTTTCTTTGAGGATGATTTGGATAGTGAAGCCTCTACGCAACGACCTGTtactcttgaagaagatcataaTTTTCTCCCTATACCAATTGTTCCTTTCCCAAATGAGGTTGTGATTCTA AGAGATCGAGAGCCTACAATATCAAATGACTTTGTTGTATATCTCCAAGAGCATGAGTTTGATattcatgatgatgatgatccTACCACTTTTAATGAAGCAATTTCTTGTTCTCATGCTTCTAATTGGCTGAATGATATGCACGATGAATTAAATTCTGTGTCTCATAATGGTGTTTGGGATCTCACAGAGTTTCCAGTTGGTTGCAAGGCCATTGGATGTAAATGGGCTTTCAAAACTAAACGTGACCACGATGGTAAGATTGACAGATATAAAGCCAGACTAGTGACAAAGGGCTATAGTCAAAGAGAGGGGATTGATTACAAAGAAACTTTCTCACCCGTCTTTACCAAAGATGCCTTTCGAGTTGTTATGGCTTTGGTTGCACACTTTAATTTGGAACTTCACCAGATGGATGTGAAGACAACTTTTCTGAATGGAGAACTTGTTGAAAATGTTTACATGATTCAACCTGAAGTTTTTATTGAAGTATGA